Proteins encoded together in one Rana temporaria chromosome 6, aRanTem1.1, whole genome shotgun sequence window:
- the PHOSPHO2 gene encoding pyridoxal phosphate phosphatase PHOSPHO2: MKTLLVFDFDHTIVNDNSDTWIVQCAPDKTLPNVLQNSYEKGKWTEYMGRIFTYLGEQGIREDDMKRIMISIPYTPGMTELLHFIGQNKDHFDCIIISDSNTIFIDWILTHANVHNVFDQVFTNPAAFDRFGNLTVQNFHVHHCASCPRNLCKRKVLEEFIAKQTGDGARYSKIVYIGDGSNDLCPVTFLKKGDIAMPREGYSLQKHIAKESELIDSSISIWSTGNEILAHLKLLLEK, from the coding sequence ATGAAGACTCTACTAGTTTTTGAttttgaccacacaattgtcaatgATAACAGCGACACATGGATTGTCCAATGCGCCCCAGATAAAACGCTCCCGAACGTTCTGCAAAATTCCTATGAGAAGGGAAAATGGACAGAGTATATGGGCAGGATTTTCACCTACCTTGGAGAACAGGGAATACGAGAGGACGACATGAAAAGAATTATGATCTCCATCCCATATACACCAGGCATGACTGAGCTTCtccatttcattggccagaacaaGGATCACTTTGATTGCATCATCATCTCCGACTCAAACACCATCTTTATTGACTGGATTCTGACGCACGCAAATGTTCACAATGTTTTCGATCAGGTATTTACCAACCCCGCAGCCTTTGATCGGTTTGGAAATCTCACCGTCCAGAATTTTCATGTCCATCACTGCGCATCCTGCCCCAGGAACCTATGCAAGCGGAAGGTATTAGAAGAATTCATAGCCAAGCAGACCGGCGATGGGGCTCGGTATTCTAAAATCGTGTATATTGGCGACGGCAGCAACGACCTTTGCCCGGTCACTTTCCTGAAGAAGGGAGATATTGCCATGCCGCGGGAAGGCTATTCACTACAGAAGCATATCGCTAAGGAGAGCGAATTAATTGATTCGTCCATAAGCATATGGTCTACAGGCAATGAAATATTGGCTCATCTGAAACTCTTGTTGGAGAAGTAA